In Oryza sativa Japonica Group chromosome 8, ASM3414082v1, the sequence AAAAGAATAGAGAAAATGCTAGTACAAGTCGCAGTTGCTCCTAACTGCTTTTGTGAGTTGTGACATGCGGATATCATGATATTAGAGTAGGTATGTGCAGACTTCAGCGCAGGAATGGATCTTTGTCTAATTCAATGCAGGTTTTGCTTTATTAGTTTGCTTCTGGCTCTACCAGCAGCTAGTGTTGTTTTTAGATGATTTGGGCATGCATCTTCTGAATTATAGTTGTTTTGTTCAGTCTGATAAAAAGGGTAATTTTGTTGTTTATAGATAGAGTCCAAAGAAGATACGTCGGCGGTGGATGTGAAGAAAGGGAAGGACATACAAGGAATTCCATGGGATAATTTGAGCTTCTCAAGGGACAGGTATAGGAAGACTAGGATGGTACAGTACGCGAACTTTGAGAATGTACCCAACTCCGGGAAAAATTCAGAGAAGGCATGGCATTGTTACATGTTCAGATAAACTGTTGAGGGGTCTCGCATTGTATATTTGTATCTAGCATGGAAGTTTTGATGTGTTGATCTTGATGCAGGTATGCACACCTGTAGATAAAGGGGCACTCTACTATGAGTTTCAGTACAACACAAGATCGGTGAAACCGACAATTCTTCATTTCCAGGTGAGAGCTGTGCCTTCTGGAGTCGTAATTTTGAGTTCTTAAACATTAGAAACTACTATGTATTAGGCGACATATCCAATACATTCCAAGGTCAAAAGATCTGCTACATATGCTAAATAGATAGTGCATGTGTTCTTTCTTTTGCAGGCTTGTCAGTCTGTACTGTAGAAATAAATTAACCGCAGAACatttttcttgatgtgtgatgGAAAATAGTCAATATCCTGTTATGATAGTACTCCGTTTGGAATACATGGGAATATCACAATGAATACTAGTAGGTCTAtacatgtgtttttttaagggaaaattgtaaccatgccattataattttgcattgaaaaattataatggcatggttccaaattaccctTTTTTTAAAGGTACACGTGGTTCTCGTATATGCACTTGAATGAATTATAGCTATGGTATTGGTACCTAACACAACTGCAAGCAGTTTTTCTATTAATTCCTTTTGGAAATTAATGTAGATTTGTCTTCCCCTACAAGGCTACAAGGGGATAATATGTTCACTTTCCACAGAAAAAGTAGTTCTGTAGACCTGCATGTTTGCCTTCATGAACTATAGTTGTACCAAATAATCAGATATTCTAATATAAATTTCTTGCTCAATCGACTACATTAATGCCATTCCGTTGCTATTTTGCAGTTGAGAAATTTAGTATGGGCAACTACTAGACATGATGTGTATCTTCTATCACAACGTTCTGTGCTTCATTGGTCACCATTCGCCAGTGAGAAGCACAAAGTCATTGATCTTCAAGGACATATCACGCCATCTGAGGTCCCTATTTCTCTTTCAAATGTTTATTTGAACTTGCTAGCCTCATGAATAGCCACTTCTTTGATATTTGTATTGTAACTTTGTAAGCATACATATTCAAATTCCATATATTTGACTTCAGAAGCACCAGGGGAATGTCTCCGAGGGGTTTTACCAGGCTCAAGTTAGTACACTAGCAGTGAGAGGTAATTTGCTTGTTGCCGGTGGATTTCGTGGAGAACTAATTTGCAAGGTAATTTTCTTTCATAACCTCTTGTTCAATCTCTGACATCTATATGGAGTTACAATGTAGCCATGGTGTAATGTGTAAATTTTGTGTGGGGATGTAGTTTTTGGATCGTGAAGGAATAAGCTATTGTTGCAAGTCAACACACGATGACAATGGCATCACTAATTCTCTGGAGATATTTGAGAAACCCAGGTACTATAACATCATTTTAAAAACTACTACTTTGTTTAAAATGAAGTGAGAATGTATGAATCATAACTTCAAAAAATGAATTATGCAGTGGTTCGGTGCACTTCCTGGCTTCAAACAATGATTGTGGAGTTCGAGACTTTGACATGgaaaaatttcaaatttgcAATAATTTCCGTTTTCCTTGGGCTGTTAATGTAAGCCTTTACTTCATTCATCAAACTGTTTATATCTATATCTTGTTTTATTTATTGGATACTCCCAAGTCCTAATCTATTCGCCACATTCAAGTCACTACTGAATGCTTTGCTAAAGATTCTTGCATTCCATGAGGAAAGAAAGCCTAATGTTTTATTGATTTAATCTTGCCCCTTGTTTTATACCATGCAGCACACATCATTGAGCCCGGATGGTAAACTTGTTGCTATTGTTGGGGACAACCCTGAAGGACTTATAGTCGATACTAATTCAGGAAAAGTAAGCAGAAAGCAACGCTCAGCGATTAACTTCCAAATACTGACCTCAcatttcagaaaaagaaaagctcatGGCTGTTTGTTTCTCGCAGACAGTTCATGAACTCCGCGGTCATCTGGACTACTCTTTCGCGTCAGCGTGGAACCCAGATGGCCGGACATTCGCGACTGGTAACCAAGACAAGACATGCAGGATCTGGGATATCCGAAACCTTTCCAAGTCCGTTGCTGTTCTGGGTGGCAATATGGGAGCCATACGGTCGATTCGCTACACATCCGATGGGCGATTCTTGGCAATGGCGGAACCAGCAGATTTCGTTCATATATTCGACGTCGGAAGCGGGTACCGAAGGAAGCAGGTGGTGGATTTCTTTGGTGAGATTTCTGGCATTTCGTTCAGTCCCGACACCGAGGCTCTGTTCATCGGTGTTCATGATCGGACCTATAGCAGCCTCCTCCAGTACAACCGGCTACGGTTCTACTCATACCTTGATTCTGCTATCTGAATTTGCTACTTGCAATCACTGGCAGAGTAATGTGAGTTCTGAATCACAAAAAATTGTAGAAGCTAGTAAAGTAGTAGAGAAGATGTAGATATGTCCATATCTGTAGCTGTTACTGTAAAGGAACCTGAAATGCATCTGCAAATGGCCTGTTGCTTTTGCTGGACAAAACTGTATCCATCAGACTTCAGGGTGAGCAATCATCCTACGGAAGAGAAGATGTTATCTGGTACGGCGCTGTCTACTtcagcaaaggctgaaaaatatcTTGACCTAGTTTCtgctgccgccggtggccggcCGGACCGCCGTGTTGGAcgacgttggcggcggcggcgaccgtgtTGGGTCGAAATGGGCCCCCACAGAGCATATGGGCTGGACCGCCTCGTTGGGTTTACTACAATTGAGAAAGAATTGGAAAAAGTATAcacaaggtccctcaacttgtcatcgcgataaaaaacatcctcgaaccgcaaaaccagatatgcgggtCTTCGAGGACTTTTGgtagttttgaccccggttttggtctATGTGACGGCTGAATTAgcgtgagccccacatgtcagcgtggccacgtcagcctcctctctcttcttcctctcccttctctctctcacttctctcctctCGGGCAAGCCGGGGCGGGTCGGGAGGAGGTCGCtggggcggccggcgacgcggcggcgtgaGCACGAGGGCGGTCGGTGAGGAGAGGCGCGTGGTGGCCGTCGGGCGCGTCCCATCTCGACGGCTAGCCTATGGTGGCAGCGTGTGGGGGATGTGGCACCCGGGTACCTCATGGTAGAAGCCAAAGCTATGCTTCGGGGGTGGGCCAAGGGCCCATAACAGATATAGTAAGTGTCGCATAGTTGGCAAGAGAGGAAAGCATACTATTGTATCCCAAATCATGTAACAAAAGGCGAGTATCCAGATTATTGGGATACGGGGCCTTCATTGGCACCGGTGGGCCTATGCTGGTATAAAGGACGCCGGTGCCATCTCTTAATTCTTCTTGGGTTTTTTATCATTTTGACCAGAGACagagaaaaacacacactggacGTTAGGGTATTACCTCATATCGAGAGCTTGAACCAGGATAAACACCTGCGTCACCATCTCTCCTTGATCTTGCGCACCCGTGAAATATATTGCCGATCATAGAAATCGACACAGCGGCAGGGGCTCACCTCGACGGCAGACACAAGGGGATCCACAGCCATGGATGACGGCAGCGGCTCCCCATCGTCCtcgctctccccccccccccccccaacgcTCTCGCCGCTGacgccctccccttctcccgcgtcgccggccgacaTACCTCCTCTCTTGCCGCAGGCCGCCCGTCCTCCGCCTCACATGTGCTGGAGAAGCTGCGCCCATGCCCACGCCCATGCCGAGGATGCCCGCTGCATCGCATCATGTCCCGGTCCCCTATCCTCCACGAATCCCCCGCCATTGCCATGAAGTGCGCCGCATCGGCAATGAATCTGACCAGCGAATccccagcagcggcggcgaccagtTGAAGAGGTGCCCCTTTGGTCGCCCTACACTGTCGTCTCTGTCCCTGCGAGCCGCCTACCTTCTCTAGTGTCGCTGCCATCACCACCGTCGCGTCGGTGAGACGCTGGCGTGGACGACGGGGAGCacgatggcggcagcggcccTATCCTtgcccggagccgccgccgccgatgaggcTGAGCGGTGCGGAGTTGTCGGTGCCTCCACTCCTCATCCGCAGCTGCGCTCGCCTGCCGTTGCCGCTGCCTCTCCACCACCGCGgtcacgctgccgccgccctccccttctcttgtGCTGCATCGCCGGCCGTCAGAGAGaagagtgtgtgagagagagaaacacGAGGTAAGgagaggagggaaaagaaatacatgtgggacccacgctgacttagccgccacgtagactaaaatcggggtcaaaaccaccgaaggacctcgggtgaccggttttgtatagttaaagggcaccgcatatctggttttgcggttcgagcacgttttttatcccgatgacaagttgagggactttcggtgtactttttccgaaGGAATTTGCATCCTGGGTTGTTCTGGGCCCATCTGTACGGCCTTCGTTGGGAGCTTTCCTTACTCCTACCACGACGAGTAAACTGAGCCTCATTTACGGGAAGGCCCATAATGAGCCGGGCTTCACTGCGAGGTCACCCGCGATCTGCGTGGTCGAAGGACTGCAGGAGTCGTTCGATCGAGCATCCACGGCCCAGATTAAGATGGATGAGGAATTTCTTGCGTAGTTAAATATCTGATGAAATGCATCTCATTTATTATATTCAGgaaattattaaaatatataccAAAAGAATTTCCAAAATGATAACTGGATAACCCAGGACTGCTGAGCCAGAGATTTCTTTTCCGAAAACATAGTTACAAAGAAAATTTACAAGCTTCATGTCCTAAAATACTACTCCGTACAAGGGAAAATTTATGAAAGCAAGTTCTATTTCCTGATGCATATGTATCGTGTATCGGTGATTCCATGGCTCTAAGCTCAAGTAGGTACATACTCAGTAGGAGAGGGCAAGAGCCGTGCAAGAAAGGTTCCTACAGCAGTAAACAGCAGAACAAACTGGATGAAACAAAAGAGTGAAACTCTGCTTGCTCTAGACTGCAACCGCAGGACTTCTGAACTCCCAGACAGAACTCTGCATTCAGCTCTTAGCTTCTCCGCCATCTCTTCTAACATCGCCGCTCGGTTCTTGGTATGCTGTAGTTTAAGTTCAAGCTGCTTGTAATCCCCCGACAGAGATTTCTGCGCGTTATAGAGAGCTATTTGATCGTCAACTAGAGGTGCCCAGGTTTGAGCAGCTCTTGTCAGGATGATGCTCTTAATCTCGGCTTCTGTCTTCTCCAGGAAGAGCCGACCAAGGTAAGATGCTTCTTCTGGTCTGGACTCAGGATCCTTTACATTTTGACTTGTTCCTTCAAGAGGTTCCGCGAGATCGACTAAACCACTCCAATCATCGTCGTTTCCATCAAAATTATCATTTGACTCTTTACTGATCACTGCAAACATTTTAATCTCTGCAGTAAGCATGGAGCAAAGGTTATCATAAAGCAATTTTGCATGGATGAAAGTTCGAACCAAGGCATCAAAAGGTACAGCATGTTATCACCACAATACCGGTATGAGACCTCAGATTCAATGAACCAAGGAAACTTACAGGAGAAGTTTTGATTGGTTGATCAAGCCACTTCTATATACTGTAGAACACAAAGCGCTTTACCCATTTATTTGGTACTATGCCTAAATGGCCCAGTTATTAGAATACTCAACAAGGTAATATTATTACAACCGTCAAATTGAGATGTCAACAACTTCAGCAATTAAGTTCATAATGTTTTATAGGTTCCCTGAGTTGAATCACGGAATGAACTAGAATTATCACTTAAGAAATTGATTAATCAGATTATAGTTGCTTGACTTAACTACCACTCCACCAACATCATTTATCCGAATACTTTTTATCATGACTGAACACCATAAGGCAGCTATAACTTATTTGTTTCCACAGAACTGGAGTAAACAACATCATGAAATAGTAACAAATAACTGAACCATGACATGGCATTGCTTCAACATCAGTAAAATAATAACAACAACTGAAACAGAATTTAACTTGGCAAGATCCATGAGGCTAAACGGGAACGAAATCAAGTATACCATTCTCAAGCGCTTCTTGCGTTCTCTGAAGCAATGAAATCGATTCCGCATACGGATCAGCACTCGACTTCATCCCTGATCCAAGGTCACCATTGTTCCCCACACTCCTCTGAGCAGCATCAGCATCCGAATCAACACTCCCCTGTGCCAATCTCCTCACCACCACGCTCCCATTCTCCACATTGCAGTAATCTCTGGCCATCAATGGCGTCTCCTCGCCGTGATCACAGTGATCGGCAAGAACCTTGTGGATTCCATTGCCGGCAATCGATTGCCGCCGGGAGTTCACGGCATTAGAGCAGCGCAGCGAGTACTGCGCctcggcggcacgcgcgcgcgcggcgcgggaggagcgCCCTGCCCTGTCGGCGGCGAAGGGCGAGAGGTCGTtgtggcggcgcggggcgctcGCTGCGGTGGAGGACCTGCTGCCGCTGCTCCGGTCCTCGCTGTGGTCGGAgtcggcgccgcccgcgccgacggAGAATCCCGAGGAGGCGACGAGCAGCACGCCGAGGCTCGGATCCAGCTTCGCCGGCGGGACGAAGCGGGACTCGACGGAGGCGGTggagctctcctcctcctcctcctccaagacCACCTCGTGCAGCTTCCCCCTCGGCGCGCCGCCGGGCAGGGGTATCCGCCGCTTGTGCAGCTGCGCCGagccgctgccggcggcggcggaggcggctgatCCTTCCTTGCGCTGCTCCCGCGGGATACGGCGCCATCGACGGAGCCCACGGCCTTTGGTCTTTATCACGGGAGAGCTCCCCGGAGATGCAccggcctccacctccgccgccggcgacccgaCGGCGCCGTTCTCCATATCGGCCGCCGGAGGTGGCATCAAAGAATCGACGAAATCATCGTTGAACGGGGGTTGTCGGAATCGAGCAAGGTCGTAGTAACGAAAATTTTCAGTTCGTTTGGTCTCGTGGAAAGGAGATCGAGGGAGGATGACGAActggacggcgacgacgacgaaagGGAGAAAAGATACGAAaaagaagtgatttttttcccacCTTAACAGCAGCCCTTTTCCagttctttctcttcttttttttttccaacaaaAATGGCGCGTTCGCGTACGGTGTCTGCGTCAGTTACAGCCACGTCTCGGCGAAACGCATTTTAAACAAGCGAGATGGCGACGACGTGGCTAGCTCTGCTTAGCTCAGCAGCTTGATTGAActgctatgttttttttttaagaattacacGGTATAACGCAAACACTCACCACGCACATACACTCACCCCATCAACGCACGCACGTAaatcctacccctatgagcatcttcgaagactgggccggaaAATCCTTGAGATTGATGCAGTTATGACGGGTATGCCGCCTACAACTGAAAGCTAGTTCctgtcaaaattaaaaatttgattgaaataggaacaatgtgatgaaaaagttaaaagtttatgtatgtagaaagttttgatgtgatggaaaagttggaagtttgaagaaaaagttgagaactaaaccaggcctaaatagtgaggtggagaaaaaaaaagacgaaaGAGATAAGGGCACGGTCAATGCAAGGGGTACCTGAAGTGCCATCTAGGATGGGGCAACACCCCCAGAAAGCTAATTTCCCATAGTGCAAATTGCTTTAGGTGGTAGTCTCACATTTTTATTTCAGCCCCTGGTGTTTTTTTAAGTCCTCAtaatttttcaatatatatataagttcaaAATTTACACTAAACATCCCAAAATCTAGAAATTGATATAAAATCTCTCCTCCCTCACTCTTCTCCCCCACCGACACCCCAAAATCCCCTTTCCCCATGCCGTCCTACTTCACCATCCGAGCTCCTCTTCTTTCTCATTTATTTCACCATCCATTCCCATCCTCGTCTAGTCTCCTCCACCCGATCCTCTCTTCGTCTGTCGATTTGATGTGAGGAATGCTACGGCGGTTGCGTTGAAAGCAAGGGGTACCGTCGGcagttcccgccgtcgccgcttcccTCATCTCCCTCTCTATCCCAGCCTCCGTCGCCACTTTCTCCTACTCTCTCACCTCTTTATCCCGGCACGCAGGGTGGCCGACGGTGCGCTTGTCACAGGGGCCACGGACGGTGAGAGGGGCGCAGGGGCTGACGATGAGCAACGCACAGGGGGGCGGTGGCCAGATCTAGTCAGTCGTGTCGTCGCCGTCATGGGCGGATCTAGCCACGGCGCCCACGGAGGAGGTCGGCGACTctttcaatctctctctctctttctctccgtCATGGGCGGC encodes:
- the LOC4345932 gene encoding uncharacterized WD repeat-containing protein C2A9.03 isoform X2; the encoded protein is MSRRSGYRAAEQEDRQVDLMGDSDFDDDEYGQPIESKEDTSAVDVKKGKDIQGIPWDNLSFSRDRYRKTRMVQYANFENVPNSGKNSEKVCTPVDKGALYYEFQYNTRSVKPTILHFQLRNLVWATTRHDVYLLSQRSVLHWSPFASEKHKVIDLQGHITPSEKHQGNVSEGFYQAQVSTLAVRGNLLVAGGFRGELICKFLDREGISYCCKSTHDDNGITNSLEIFEKPSGSVHFLASNNDCGVRDFDMEKFQICNNFRFPWAVNHTSLSPDGKLVAIVGDNPEGLIVDTNSGKTVHELRGHLDYSFASAWNPDGRTFATGNQDKTCRIWDIRNLSKSVAVLGGNMGAIRSIRYTSDGRFLAMAEPADFVHIFDVGSGYRRKQVVDFFGEISGISFSPDTEALFIGVHDRTYSSLLQYNRLRFYSYLDSAI
- the LOC4345932 gene encoding uncharacterized protein isoform X1: MSRRSGYRAAEQEDRQVDLMGDSDFDDDEYGQPIESKEDTSAVDVKKGKDIQGIPWDNLSFSRDRYRKTRMVQYANFENVPNSGKNSEKVCTPVDKGALYYEFQYNTRSVKPTILHFQLRNLVWATTRHDVYLLSQRSVLHWSPFASEKHKVIDLQGHITPSEKHQGNVSEGFYQAQVSTLAVRGNLLVAGGFRGELICKFLDREGISYCCKSTHDDNGITNSLEIFEKPSGSVHFLASNNDCGVRDFDMEKFQICNNFRFPWAVNHTSLSPDGKLVAIVGDNPEGLIVDTNSGKFMNSAVIWTTLSRQRGTQMAGHSRLVTKTRHAGSGISETFPSPLLFWVAIWEPYGRFATHPMGDSWQWRNQQISFIYSTSEAGTEGSRWWISLVRFLAFRSVPTPRLCSSVFMIGPIAASSSTTGYGSTHTLILLSEFATCNHWQSNVSSESQKIVEASKVVEKM
- the LOC4345933 gene encoding WPP domain-interacting protein 1 isoform X1, which translates into the protein MPPPAADMENGAVGSPAAEVEAGASPGSSPVIKTKGRGLRRWRRIPREQRKEGSAASAAAGSGSAQLHKRRIPLPGGAPRGKLHEVVLEEEEEESSTASVESRFVPPAKLDPSLGVLLVASSGFSVGAGGADSDHSEDRSSGSRSSTAASAPRRHNDLSPFAADRAGRSSRAARARAAEAQYSLRCSNAVNSRRQSIAGNGIHKVLADHCDHGEETPLMARDYCNVENGSVVVRRLAQGSVDSDADAAQRSVGNNGDLGSGMKSSADPYAESISLLQRTQEALENVISKESNDNFDGNDDDWSGLVDLAEPLEGTSQNVKDPESRPEEASYLGRLFLEKTEAEIKSIILTRAAQTWAPLVDDQIALYNAQKSLSGDYKQLELKLQHTKNRAAMLEEMAEKLRAECRVLSGSSEVLRLQSRASRVSLFCFIQFVLLFTAVGTFLARLLPSPTEYVPT
- the LOC4345933 gene encoding WPP domain-interacting protein 1, with protein sequence MPPPAADMENGAVGSPAAEVEAGASPGSSPVIKTKGRGLRRWRRIPREQRKEGSAASAAAGSGSAQLHKRRIPLPGGAPRGKLHEVVLEEEEEESSTASVESRFVPPAKLDPSLGVLLVASSGFSVGAGGADSDHSEDRSSGSRSSTAASAPRRHNDLSPFAADRAGRSSRAARARAAEAQYSLRCSNAVNSRRQSIAGNGIHKVLADHCDHGEETPLMARDYCNVENGSVVVRRLAQGSVDSDADAAQRSVGNNGDLGSGMKSSADPYAESISLLQRTQEALENEIKMFAVISKESNDNFDGNDDDWSGLVDLAEPLEGTSQNVKDPESRPEEASYLGRLFLEKTEAEIKSIILTRAAQTWAPLVDDQIALYNAQKSLSGDYKQLELKLQHTKNRAAMLEEMAEKLRAECRVLSGSSEVLRLQSRASRVSLFCFIQFVLLFTAVGTFLARLLPSPTEYVPT